In Aminobacterium sp. MB27-C1, a single genomic region encodes these proteins:
- a CDS encoding polysaccharide pyruvyl transferase family protein, which produces MTKILMYGVMPENNFGGPSLMHGAREVIKNVNKDYEIVFYQSSRPVDIAIKDMEFPVYQIPYKRIHELLIDALKFKYGFRPKSDEKYKFLKEIKSSDIVANLFGINYSSNFDKGKYSYVRAIKMVIGKYSINFIAKMYGIKSVKCTASYGPITSKMDIVGSKFSVNRIFDVMVARENESKKQIEKVSKKEISVSPDLANVMPYSRVDKEEQIVGISISHQVIRQWNSNEKYIDCIVNLVEHIYSFTGCKVVFIPNEISMDGSYSDVHVAEQIKFLLKTENLVDILDVTNISSKELKNKIAACEVVVASRYHSCVASLSSGVPVLVVGWHYKYEELLDLYGQRKWLISNENCTSDKLISMFNEFWYKREENRMIIKEHFPSVKENLINVGKEMFCK; this is translated from the coding sequence AAGTTATTAAAAATGTCAACAAAGATTATGAAATAGTTTTTTATCAATCTTCTAGACCTGTAGATATTGCTATAAAAGATATGGAATTCCCAGTGTATCAAATTCCTTATAAAAGGATACACGAATTACTTATAGATGCACTTAAATTTAAGTATGGTTTCAGGCCTAAATCGGATGAGAAATATAAATTCCTGAAAGAAATAAAAAGTTCAGATATAGTAGCGAATTTGTTCGGAATAAACTATTCGAGTAACTTTGATAAAGGGAAATACAGTTATGTTAGAGCTATTAAAATGGTTATAGGTAAGTATTCTATAAATTTTATTGCAAAAATGTATGGTATCAAATCAGTAAAATGTACAGCTAGTTATGGGCCTATAACTTCAAAGATGGATATAGTAGGTTCGAAATTTTCTGTAAATAGAATTTTTGATGTTATGGTTGCAAGAGAAAACGAAAGTAAAAAACAAATAGAAAAAGTAAGTAAGAAAGAAATTTCAGTTTCTCCAGATTTAGCAAATGTAATGCCTTATAGTCGTGTTGATAAAGAGGAACAAATAGTTGGTATTTCAATAAGTCACCAGGTAATACGGCAGTGGAACTCTAATGAAAAATATATTGATTGCATAGTGAATCTTGTAGAGCATATCTATTCATTCACAGGTTGTAAGGTTGTATTTATTCCGAATGAAATTTCGATGGATGGTTCCTATAGTGATGTTCATGTAGCAGAACAAATAAAATTTTTGTTGAAAACGGAGAATCTAGTGGACATTCTTGATGTAACTAATATAAGTAGCAAGGAGTTGAAAAATAAGATAGCAGCCTGTGAAGTTGTTGTTGCTAGCAGGTATCATTCTTGTGTGGCGTCTCTTTCTTCGGGGGTACCTGTGCTTGTTGTTGGGTGGCATTATAAATATGAGGAACTTCTTGATTTGTATGGGCAACGTAAATGGTTGATATCCAATGAAAATTGTACGTCAGATAAATTGATTTCGATGTTTAATGAATTTTGGTATAAACGAGAAGAGAATCGAATGATAATAAAAGAGCATTTCCCTTCGGTTAAAGAAAATTTAATAAATGTAGGAAAAGAAATGTTTTGTAAATGA
- a CDS encoding Coenzyme F420 hydrogenase/dehydrogenase, beta subunit C-terminal domain, whose protein sequence is MGNKNIQYIADNALCSACGGCYSVCPVSAISLEENIAGYKVAKIDFDRCINCGKCYQICPSVMANTPKINKCDVDIFHGECLGSYVGYATDSKIRQQSQSGGIVTALLCYLIDCHVIDGAVVNKFNKKTKRPEAFFEKEIEGIKESSGSYYSQSSVVNEVLKHQNQKTAAVILGCQGECLQLIREKYPEIVLPKYLIGLVCAGQYSGNYIDQLMQEAGCCKQDVTEFRFRDKRHGGWPGNTRITTTNQEYVLNKTIRQVLKPVFEVHRCLFCFDQMNIFSDITVGDPWGITNKSVKEGNSIIIARTKKGKSLIEAAFRDGIINVENLPVENIIKGQTVNDRLKTQFFTVMEISQQKDLMPPFNVENLKNISSYEKASKEKYKEIELRLRHSKEIYLESSRERYIKVITSASRKAIYRMKIQKIINFPKKCLRYALRKLKIRYK, encoded by the coding sequence ATGGGTAATAAAAATATTCAATATATTGCAGATAACGCTCTTTGTTCAGCTTGTGGAGGGTGTTATAGCGTTTGCCCAGTAAGCGCGATTTCTTTAGAAGAAAACATTGCTGGTTACAAAGTGGCAAAGATTGATTTTGATAGATGTATTAATTGCGGAAAGTGCTATCAGATATGTCCAAGTGTTATGGCTAATACGCCGAAAATAAATAAATGTGATGTAGATATCTTCCATGGAGAGTGCCTTGGAAGTTATGTAGGATATGCCACAGATAGTAAAATTAGGCAACAGTCACAAAGCGGAGGAATAGTAACAGCCCTCTTATGTTATCTCATAGACTGCCATGTTATCGACGGTGCTGTCGTTAATAAATTTAATAAAAAAACGAAAAGGCCAGAAGCTTTTTTTGAAAAAGAAATAGAAGGGATTAAAGAAAGCTCAGGATCTTATTATTCTCAATCCTCAGTCGTAAATGAAGTGCTAAAACATCAAAATCAAAAAACAGCTGCAGTAATTTTAGGGTGTCAAGGGGAATGTCTTCAATTAATTAGGGAAAAATATCCTGAAATAGTATTGCCTAAATACTTGATTGGATTAGTTTGTGCAGGGCAATATTCGGGGAATTACATAGATCAGCTAATGCAAGAAGCAGGATGTTGTAAACAGGATGTAACTGAATTTAGGTTTAGAGATAAAAGACATGGAGGGTGGCCTGGAAATACAAGAATAACTACTACAAATCAAGAATATGTTTTGAACAAAACAATACGACAAGTGTTAAAACCTGTCTTTGAAGTACATAGATGTTTATTTTGTTTCGACCAAATGAATATTTTTTCTGATATTACAGTGGGGGATCCTTGGGGAATAACAAATAAATCTGTTAAGGAAGGGAACTCTATAATTATTGCTAGAACAAAGAAAGGGAAATCTCTTATTGAAGCTGCTTTTAGAGATGGCATAATTAATGTTGAGAACTTGCCTGTTGAAAATATTATTAAAGGACAAACTGTAAATGATAGGTTAAAGACGCAATTTTTTACTGTTATGGAAATTTCACAACAAAAAGACTTGATGCCTCCTTTTAATGTAGAAAATTTAAAAAATATTTCTTCTTATGAAAAAGCGTCAAAGGAAAAATATAAAGAAATAGAATTACGCTTAAGACATAGTAAAGAAATATATTTAGAAAGTAGCCGTGAACGTTATATCAAAGTCATTACCAGCGCAAGCAGGAAAGCAATATATAGAATGAAAATTCAAAAAATAATCAATTTCCCTAAGAAATGCCTCAGATATGCATTAAGAAAGCTTAAAATAAGGTACAAATAG